One Sporomusaceae bacterium ACPt DNA window includes the following coding sequences:
- the mltF gene encoding Membrane-bound lytic murein transglycosylase F has product MLQGVNQVIQKINDIERRFSRVTPEPALSGDFATAFASATAQQQVSIKAAAANVSAEGGDISKMVYLAAVKYGVNPKLALAVAQAESGLSPNVVSPAGAVGVMQLMPETARSLGIRNINDARENIDGGVRYLKQMLTMFDNDVTKAVAAYNAGPQAVKNYNGIPPYRETRDYVARVLSLAK; this is encoded by the coding sequence ATGCTACAAGGAGTTAATCAAGTTATTCAAAAAATTAATGATATTGAACGGCGTTTTTCGCGTGTTACGCCGGAACCTGCGCTGTCAGGTGATTTTGCCACAGCCTTTGCTTCAGCAACTGCTCAACAACAGGTAAGTATAAAAGCGGCGGCAGCTAATGTTAGTGCCGAAGGCGGCGATATATCCAAGATGGTTTATTTGGCTGCCGTCAAATATGGTGTTAATCCTAAATTGGCACTGGCTGTGGCGCAGGCTGAATCCGGCTTATCACCTAATGTTGTTTCACCTGCCGGAGCCGTTGGCGTAATGCAGCTTATGCCTGAAACTGCCCGTTCACTGGGAATTCGAAATATTAACGACGCTCGCGAAAATATTGATGGCGGTGTTCGCTACCTTAAACAAATGCTCACGATGTTTGATAATGATGTTACCAAAGCTGTGGCAGCCTATAATGCCGGGCCGCAAGCGGTAAAAAACTATAATGGAATTCCACCGTACCGCGAAACACGCGATTATGTTGCCAGAGTATTGTCACTGGCCAAGTAG
- the swrD gene encoding Swarming motility protein SwrD, whose product MIKVTKLKAQGCDFVVNAELIETIEETPDTVITLTSGKKLIVEESMDEVVRKVMDYRRALFRNMR is encoded by the coding sequence ATGATAAAGGTTACCAAGCTTAAAGCGCAAGGCTGCGATTTTGTGGTTAATGCGGAGTTAATAGAAACGATTGAAGAAACTCCTGATACTGTCATTACGTTGACCAGTGGCAAGAAATTGATTGTCGAGGAGTCAATGGATGAGGTGGTGCGCAAAGTAATGGATTATCGCCGGGCGTTGTTTAGAAATATGCGGTAA
- the fliM gene encoding Flagellar motor switch protein FliM, translating into MAGSDVLSQAEIDELLSALSTGVVTAEEIKTEEKQRKIKTYDFRRPDKFSKDQIRTIYMLHENFARLINTYLSAHLRTLIHIDVASVDQLTYEEFIRSMPNPSVISIFQMRPLKGNAIFEINPNIVLAIIDRLFGGPGLPPAKPRSLTDIEEAIIRRVINKALESMQEAWKQVVAIEPRMEALETNPQFTQIVPPNDMVVLITLQAKIGQAEGLINICIPYLVLEPIMSKLTTTFWVASAAAKQSSPETMNALQRKLARTLIPVVVELGCATVTVRELLDLGVGDVLQLETKAESELSVIIGNREKFKCKPGLVGNKNAVQITQVISQGDDNDE; encoded by the coding sequence TTGGCAGGGTCAGATGTTTTGTCGCAAGCCGAAATAGACGAACTTTTATCAGCTTTGTCTACCGGTGTTGTAACTGCAGAAGAAATAAAAACGGAAGAAAAACAGCGCAAAATCAAGACATATGATTTTAGGCGCCCAGATAAGTTTTCTAAAGATCAAATACGTACTATTTATATGTTGCATGAAAATTTTGCCCGGCTGATTAATACCTATCTGTCAGCACATCTTAGGACTTTAATTCATATTGATGTCGCGTCTGTTGACCAGCTGACTTATGAGGAGTTTATCCGGTCAATGCCAAACCCCAGCGTTATCAGTATTTTCCAGATGCGTCCGCTCAAAGGCAATGCAATATTCGAGATAAATCCTAATATTGTCTTGGCTATTATTGACCGGCTGTTCGGCGGTCCAGGCTTGCCACCCGCTAAGCCTCGTTCATTGACTGACATCGAGGAGGCCATTATTCGACGGGTCATTAATAAGGCTTTGGAGAGTATGCAGGAAGCCTGGAAACAGGTTGTGGCCATTGAACCCCGCATGGAAGCGCTGGAGACCAATCCTCAGTTTACTCAGATTGTTCCTCCTAACGACATGGTGGTGTTAATTACTCTTCAGGCCAAAATAGGTCAGGCTGAAGGCTTAATTAACATCTGTATCCCATATCTGGTACTTGAACCGATTATGTCGAAGCTTACAACAACGTTTTGGGTTGCTTCAGCAGCTGCCAAGCAATCTTCACCAGAAACCATGAATGCCCTCCAACGGAAGCTGGCGAGAACTCTCATTCCGGTTGTTGTTGAACTGGGGTGTGCTACTGTTACCGTCCGCGAGCTTTTGGATTTGGGGGTGGGTGATGTGTTACAACTGGAAACTAAAGCAGAGAGTGAATTAAGTGTAATTATTGGTAACAGGGAAAAGTTTAAGTGTAAACCGGGTTTGGTCGGCAATAAGAATGCGGTACAAATTACTCAAGTAATTTCCCAAGGAGATGATAATGATGAGTGA